One region of Arvicola amphibius chromosome 3, mArvAmp1.2, whole genome shotgun sequence genomic DNA includes:
- the LOC119809889 gene encoding LOW QUALITY PROTEIN: aminoacylase-1A (The sequence of the model RefSeq protein was modified relative to this genomic sequence to represent the inferred CDS: substituted 1 base at 1 genomic stop codon), which produces MTTKGPESEHPSVTLFRQYLRIRTVQPNPDYGAAIAFLEERAHQLGLSCQKVEVVPGYVITVLTWPGTNPTLPSILLNSHTDVVPVFKEHWHHDPFEAFKDSEGYIYARGAQDMKSVSIQYRRLLEDXRSEGHRFPRTIHLTLCARRGGGGHKGMELFVKRPEFQALRAGFALDEGLANPTDAFTVFYSERSPWWIRVTSTGKPGHASRFIEDTAAEKLHKVISSILAFREKERQRLRENPHLKEGAVTSVNLTKLEGGVAYNVVPAAMSASFDFRVAPDVDMKAFEKQLQSWCQEAGEGVTFEFAQKFTEPRMTHTDDSNPWWAAFSGACKEMNLTLEPEIFPAATDSRYIRAVGIPALGFSPMNLTPVLLHDHNERLHEAVFLRGVDIYTRLISALASVPALPGES; this is translated from the exons ATGACCACCAAGGGTCCCGAATCCGAGCACCCCTCCGTGACGCTTTTCCGCCAGTACCTACGCATTCGCACTGTGCAACCCAATCCCGACTATG GGGCTGCCATTGCCTTCCTTGAGGAGAGAGCCCACCAGCTGGGCCTGAGCTGTCAGAAAGTAGAG GTGGTGCCTGGCTATGTGATCACCGTGCTGACCTGGCCGGGCACCAACCCTACACTCCCCTCCATCTTGCTAAACTCCCATACAGATGTGGTACCTGTCTTTAAG GAACATTGGCATCATGACCCCTTTGAAGCCTTCAAGGATTCCGAGGGCTACATCTATGCCAGGGGCGCCCAGGACATGAAAAGTGTCAGCATCCA GTACCGGAGGCTGTTAGAAGACTGAAGAAGTGAGGGCCACCGCTTCCCTAGAACCATCCACCTGACCCTTTGTGCCCG ACGAGGAGGTGGAGGTCACAAAGGGATGGAACTGTTCGTGAAGCGGCCTGAGTTCCAGGCTCTGCGGGCAGGCTTTGCCCTGGATGAGG GCCTGGCCAACCCCACCGATGCCTTCACTGTCTTTTATAGTGAACGGAGCCCTTGGT GGATCCGGGTTACTAGTACTGGGAAGCCAGGCCATGCCTCACGCTTCATTGAGGATACAGCAGCAGAGAAATTG CATAAGGTTATAAGCTCCATTTTGGCATTCCgggagaaggaaaggcagag GCTGCGGGAGAACCCTCACCTGAAGGAAGGGGCCGTGACTTCTGTGAATCTGACTAAGCTGGAAGGTGGTGTGGCCTATAATGTGGTCCCTGCTGCCATGAGTGCCAGCTTTGACTTCCGAGTGGCACCAGACGTAGACATGAAG GCCTTCGAGAAGCAGCTGCAGAGCTGGTGCCAGGAAGCAGGCGAGGGGGTCACCTTTGAGTTTGCTCAG aaaTTTACAGAGCCCCGAATGACACACACTGATGATTCCAATCCCTGGTGGGCAGCTTTCAGTGGAGCCTGCAAGGAAAT GAACCTTACCCTGGAGCCAGAGATCTTTCCCGCTGCCACTGATAGCCGTTATATCCGAGCG GTGGGGATCCCAGCTCTGGGCTTTTCGCCCATGAACCTCACACCGGTGCTGCTACATGACCATAACGAACGACTGCATGAAGCTGTGTTTCTCCGTGGGGTTGACATATATACACGCCTAATCTCTGCACTTGCTAGTGTGCCTGCCTTGCCTGGTGAAAGCTGA
- the Rpl29 gene encoding 60S ribosomal protein L29 encodes MAKSKNHTTHNQSRKWHRNGIKKPRSQRYESLKGVDPKFLRNMRFAKKHNKKGLKKMQANNAKAASARAEAIKALVKPQVVKPKVPKGPSRKLTRLAFIAHPKLGKRIRSYMARGRRLQKTKPKVQAKAEASAAAQAPKGAQAPVKAP; translated from the exons CccggaaatggcacagaaatggcatcaagaaacccCGGTCACAAAGATACGAATCTCTCAAAGGG gttgaccccaagttcctgaggaacatgcgttttgccaagaagcacaacaagaaaggcctgaagaagatgCAGGCAAATAACGCAAAGGCCGCGAGCGCACGTGCGGAGGCCATCAAGGCCCtggtgaagccccaggtggtgaagCCCAAGGTGCCAAAGGGCCCCAGCCGCAAACTCACCCGTCTCGCTTTCATCGCTCACCCCAAGCTTGGGAAGCGGATTAGAAGCTACATGGCCAGGGGTCGTAggctccaaaaaacaaagcccaaggttcaagccaaggcagaggcctcagctgcagctcaggctcccaaaggTGCCCAGGCCCCTGTGAAGGCCCCATAA
- the Abhd14a gene encoding protein ABHD14A isoform X2, with product MSRYQAALLGLGLLLMLLLYVGLPGPPEKTSQLWRGPNVTVLAGLTRGNPQIFYREALPIQQAHRAEVVFLHGKAFNSHIWEQLGTLQLLSKRGYRAVAIDLPGFGNSAPSMEVNTEAGRAELLKQVLQDLKVQNAVLVSPSLSGSYALPFLMRRHHQLRGFVPIAPTATRDYTQDQFWAVKTPTLILYGELDHTLARESLQQLHHLPNHSVVKLHNAGHACYLHNTEAFHLALLAFLDHLP from the exons ATGAGCCGGTACCAGGCAGCCCTGCTGGGTCTAGGCCTGCTGCTTATGCTTCTCCTGTATGTGGGACTGCCTGGTCCCCCTGAGAAGActtcccagctctggagaggccCCAATGTCACAGTCCTGGCTGGTCTCACCAGAGGCAACCCTCAAATCTTTTACCGGGAGGCGTTGCCTATCCAGCAGGCACACAG GGCGGAAGTTGTGTTTCTCCATGGAAAGGCATTTAATTCCCACATATGGGAGCAGCTGGGCACGCTGCAGCTCCTGTCCAAGAGGGGCTACCGGGCTGTGGCCATTGACCTTCCAG GTTTTGGGAACTCAGCGCCTTCAATGGAGGTGAACACAGAGGCAGGGCGAGCGGAGCTGCTGAAGCAGGTACTGCAGGATCTAAAGGTGCAGAATGCTGTATTGGTGAGCCCCTCACTGAGCGGCAGCTATGCCTTGCCCTTCTTGATGCGAAGACACCACCAGCTACGTGGATTTGTGCCCATCGCGCCTACCGCCACACGGGATTACACACAGGACCAATTCTGGGCTGTGAAG ACCCCAACTCTTATTCTGTACGGGGAACTGGACCACACCTTGGCGCGGGAGTCACTGCAGCAGCTCCACCACCTGCCCAACCACTCTGTGGTGAAGCTGCACAACGCGGGCCATGCCTGCTACCTCCACAACACGGAAGCCTTCCACCTCGCCCTTCTCGCATTCCTTGACCATTTGCCTTGA
- the Pcbp4 gene encoding poly(rC)-binding protein 4 isoform X2, producing the protein MSSSDAGLEEEPELSITLTLRMLMHGKEVGSIIGKKGETVKRIREQSSARITISEGSCPERITTITGSTAAVFHAVSMIAFKLDEDLCAAPANGGSVSRPPVTLRLVIPASQCGSLIGKAGTKIKEIRETTGAQVQVAGDLLPNSTERAVTVSGVPDAIILCVRQICAVILESPPKGATIPYHPSLSLGTVLLSANQGFSVQGQYGAVAPAEVTKLQQLSGHAVPFASASVVPGLDPSTQTSSQEFLVPNDLIGCVIGRQGSKISEIRQMSGAHIKIGNQAEGAGERHVTITGSPVSIALAQYLITAWATAGLGGLHCQDGSGQWEQES; encoded by the exons ATGAGCAGTTCAGATGCGGGGCTGGAGGAGGAGCCAGAGCTTAGCATCACCCTCACGCTGCGGATGTTGATGCATGGGAAG GAAGTGGGCAGCATCATTGGGAAG AAGGGAGAGACTGTAAAGAGAATCCGGGAGCAG AGCAGTGCCAGGATAACCATCTCTGAGGGCTCCTGCCCTGAGCGGATTACTACCATCACCGGCTCTACAGCCGCCGTCTTCCACGCCGTCTCCATGATTGCCTTCAAGCTGGATGAG GACCTTTGTGCTGCTCCTGCAAATGGCGGCAGTGTCTCCAGACCTCCGGTGACCTTGCGCCTTGTCATCCCTGCCAGTCAGTGTGGATCACTGATTGGGAAGGCAGGCACCAAAATCAAGGAGATCCGAGAG ACTACGGGAGCCCAGGTGCAGGTGGCAGGGGACCTGCTCCCCAATTCCACAGAGCGTGCTGTCACCGTGTCTGGGGTGCCTGATGCCATCATCCTGTGTGTGCGCCAGATATGTGCTGTTATTCTGGAG TCCCCGCCCAAAGGAGCCACTATCCCATATCATCCAAGCCTCTCCCTAGGTACTGTCCTGCTCTCTGCCAACCAG ggtttctctgtccagGGTCAGTATGGAGCAGTGGCCCCTGCAGAG GTCACCAAGCTCCAGCAGCTCTCAGGCCACGCAGTTCCCTTTGCCTCAGCCAGTGTGGTGCCAG GACTGGATCCCAGCACACAGACCAGCTCGCAGGAGTTCCTGGTTCCCAATGAT CTGATTGGCTGTGTGATCGGACGCCAGGGCAGCAAGATCAGCGAGATCCGGCAGATGTCAGGGGCACATATCAAGATTGGGAACCAAGCAGAGGGTGCTGGGGAGCGGCATGTGACCATCACTGGCTCACCCGTCTCCATTGCCCTGGCTCAGTACCTCATCACTGCCTG GGCCACCGCCGGGCTTGGCGGCCTACACTGCCAAGATGGCAGCGGCCAATGGGAGCAAGAAAGCTGA
- the Pcbp4 gene encoding poly(rC)-binding protein 4 isoform X1 — protein MSSSDAGLEEEPELSITLTLRMLMHGKEVGSIIGKKGETVKRIREQSSARITISEGSCPERITTITGSTAAVFHAVSMIAFKLDEDLCAAPANGGSVSRPPVTLRLVIPASQCGSLIGKAGTKIKEIRETTGAQVQVAGDLLPNSTERAVTVSGVPDAIILCVRQICAVILESPPKGATIPYHPSLSLGTVLLSANQGFSVQGQYGAVAPAEVTKLQQLSGHAVPFASASVVPGLDPSTQTSSQEFLVPNDLIGCVIGRQGSKISEIRQMSGAHIKIGNQAEGAGERHVTITGSPVSIALAQYLITACLETAKSTSGGTPGSAPADLPTPFSPPLTALPTAPPGLLGTPYAISLSNFIGLKPVPFLALPPASPGPPPGLAAYTAKMAAANGSKKAERQKFSPY, from the exons ATGAGCAGTTCAGATGCGGGGCTGGAGGAGGAGCCAGAGCTTAGCATCACCCTCACGCTGCGGATGTTGATGCATGGGAAG GAAGTGGGCAGCATCATTGGGAAG AAGGGAGAGACTGTAAAGAGAATCCGGGAGCAG AGCAGTGCCAGGATAACCATCTCTGAGGGCTCCTGCCCTGAGCGGATTACTACCATCACCGGCTCTACAGCCGCCGTCTTCCACGCCGTCTCCATGATTGCCTTCAAGCTGGATGAG GACCTTTGTGCTGCTCCTGCAAATGGCGGCAGTGTCTCCAGACCTCCGGTGACCTTGCGCCTTGTCATCCCTGCCAGTCAGTGTGGATCACTGATTGGGAAGGCAGGCACCAAAATCAAGGAGATCCGAGAG ACTACGGGAGCCCAGGTGCAGGTGGCAGGGGACCTGCTCCCCAATTCCACAGAGCGTGCTGTCACCGTGTCTGGGGTGCCTGATGCCATCATCCTGTGTGTGCGCCAGATATGTGCTGTTATTCTGGAG TCCCCGCCCAAAGGAGCCACTATCCCATATCATCCAAGCCTCTCCCTAGGTACTGTCCTGCTCTCTGCCAACCAG ggtttctctgtccagGGTCAGTATGGAGCAGTGGCCCCTGCAGAG GTCACCAAGCTCCAGCAGCTCTCAGGCCACGCAGTTCCCTTTGCCTCAGCCAGTGTGGTGCCAG GACTGGATCCCAGCACACAGACCAGCTCGCAGGAGTTCCTGGTTCCCAATGAT CTGATTGGCTGTGTGATCGGACGCCAGGGCAGCAAGATCAGCGAGATCCGGCAGATGTCAGGGGCACATATCAAGATTGGGAACCAAGCAGAGGGTGCTGGGGAGCGGCATGTGACCATCACTGGCTCACCCGTCTCCATTGCCCTGGCTCAGTACCTCATCACTGCCTG TCTAGAGACGGCCAAGTCTACCTCTGGGGGGACACCTGGCTCAGCCCCCGCAGACCTGCCCACCCCTTTCTCGCCACCCCTGACggccctgcccacagctcccccaGGCCTGCTGGGCACACCTTATGCCATCTCCCTCTCCAACTTCATCGGCCTCAAGCCTGTGCCCTTCTTGGCTCTACCACCTGCTTCCCCAGGGCCACCGCCGGGCTTGGCGGCCTACACTGCCAAGATGGCAGCGGCCAATGGGAGCAAGAAAGCTGAACGACAGAAATTCTCCCCCTACTGA
- the Abhd14b gene encoding protein ABHD14B codes for MASVDQHEGTIQVQGQGLFFREAQPGSGQAARFSVLLLHGIRFSSETWQNLGTLRRLAEAGYRAVAIDLPGLGRSKEAAAPAPVGELAPGSFLAAVVDALELGPPVVISPSLSGMYALPFLVAPGSQLRGYVPVAPICTDKISAADYASVKTPALIVYGDQDPMGSSSFQHLKQLPNHRVLVMEGAGHPCYLDKPEEWHTGLLDFLQELA; via the exons ATGGCCAGTGTGGACCAGCATGAGGGCACCATCCAGGTGCAAGGTCAGGGCCTCTTCTTCAGAGAGGCTCAGCCTGGCAGTGGGCAGGCTGCTCGCTTCTCTGTGCTGCTGTTGCATGGTATCCGCTTCTCCTCTGAGACCTGGCAGAACCTGGGTACTCTGCGTAGGCTGGCTGAAGCTGGCTACAGGGCTGTGGCCATTGACCTACCAG GTCTTGGCCGTTCCAAGGAAGCAGCAGCCCCTGCCCCTGTCGGGGAATTGGCCCCTGGCAGCTTCCTAGCAGCCGTGGTGGATGCCTTGGAGCTGGGGCCCCCAGTTGTGATCAGTCCATCCTTAAGTGGAATGTATGCACTGCCCTTCCTCGTGGCCCCTGGGTCCCAACTCCGGGGTTATGTCCCAGTGGCTCCCATCTGCACAGACAAAATCAGCGCTGCTGACTATGCCAGCGTTAAg ACTCCAGCTCTGATTGTATATGGAGACCAGGACCCCATGGGTTCCTCCAGCTTTCAACACCTGAAGCAGCTGCCCAACCACAGAGTGCTGGTCATGGAGGGGGCGGGGCATCCCTGTTACCTAGACAAGCCTGAGGAGTGGCACACAGGGCTGCTGGATTTCCTGCAGGAACTAGCATGA
- the Abhd14a gene encoding protein ABHD14A isoform X1 codes for MVSLHCPEAQVCPWWTTKEVLHRCSASWEPELKLRWRQTSLAAPGCVIQTFMSRYQAALLGLGLLLMLLLYVGLPGPPEKTSQLWRGPNVTVLAGLTRGNPQIFYREALPIQQAHRAEVVFLHGKAFNSHIWEQLGTLQLLSKRGYRAVAIDLPGFGNSAPSMEVNTEAGRAELLKQVLQDLKVQNAVLVSPSLSGSYALPFLMRRHHQLRGFVPIAPTATRDYTQDQFWAVKTPTLILYGELDHTLARESLQQLHHLPNHSVVKLHNAGHACYLHNTEAFHLALLAFLDHLP; via the exons ATGGTCTCACTACATTGCCCAG AAGCACAGGTTTGCCCCTGGTGGACCACTAAGGAGGTCCTTCACAGATGCTCCGCCTCGTGGGAACCTGAGCTAAAGCTACGTTGGAGACAGACGTCCTTGGCTGCTCCAG gcTGTGTGATACAAACCTTCATGAGCCGGTACCAGGCAGCCCTGCTGGGTCTAGGCCTGCTGCTTATGCTTCTCCTGTATGTGGGACTGCCTGGTCCCCCTGAGAAGActtcccagctctggagaggccCCAATGTCACAGTCCTGGCTGGTCTCACCAGAGGCAACCCTCAAATCTTTTACCGGGAGGCGTTGCCTATCCAGCAGGCACACAG GGCGGAAGTTGTGTTTCTCCATGGAAAGGCATTTAATTCCCACATATGGGAGCAGCTGGGCACGCTGCAGCTCCTGTCCAAGAGGGGCTACCGGGCTGTGGCCATTGACCTTCCAG GTTTTGGGAACTCAGCGCCTTCAATGGAGGTGAACACAGAGGCAGGGCGAGCGGAGCTGCTGAAGCAGGTACTGCAGGATCTAAAGGTGCAGAATGCTGTATTGGTGAGCCCCTCACTGAGCGGCAGCTATGCCTTGCCCTTCTTGATGCGAAGACACCACCAGCTACGTGGATTTGTGCCCATCGCGCCTACCGCCACACGGGATTACACACAGGACCAATTCTGGGCTGTGAAG ACCCCAACTCTTATTCTGTACGGGGAACTGGACCACACCTTGGCGCGGGAGTCACTGCAGCAGCTCCACCACCTGCCCAACCACTCTGTGGTGAAGCTGCACAACGCGGGCCATGCCTGCTACCTCCACAACACGGAAGCCTTCCACCTCGCCCTTCTCGCATTCCTTGACCATTTGCCTTGA